The following nucleotide sequence is from Methanomassiliicoccales archaeon.
CTGGTCAAAACTGCAATGGTCCCAAAAGATAAGGTGACAGCTGGTAGCACTAAATGCCATAGCGCATCTTTGAATAGCTCCCAATTCCCTGAAAGAGCGGTATCAATCAGCACGAAACCAGTATAATCATTATAGCCGCCAGTGGCGAGGGCAAGCATAGGATCATAACGTTGCCCTGAGGGGAACCAACCTAATTGGTAATAGAAAACATATTGGAGAATGAGAGCTAGTACGAATATCGGAAGACAAACACCTGAGAGAGCTATTATCCTCGTAGCATGATCCACAGGTCTATCCTTGCGGACTGCTGAGATGGTGCCTAGGCTTATTCCAACAAAAACGGCGATTAACATGCTGACGACAGTAAGTTCAAATGTCGCGGGGAACTTTTTCGCAATCACCTCTGTGACTGGAAGATTTTTCTCGGACTTTGCTATTCCCCAATCGCCCTGAATTACACCTCCTAGCCAATACCAATATTGTATATAATAAGGCTCGTTAAAGTGATATTTTTGATAAATTT
It contains:
- a CDS encoding ABC transporter permease, translating into MKMSTYILRRLLLLIPVLIGVSIFVFALTRIGGDPAAAYITEKMNEQQIAQIYQKYHFNEPYYIQYWYWLGGVIQGDWGIAKSEKNLPVTEVIAKKFPATFELTVVSMLIAVFVGISLGTISAVRKDRPVDHATRIIALSGVCLPIFVLALILQYVFYYQLGWFPSGQRYDPMLALATGGYNDYTGFVLIDTALSGNWELFKDALWHLVLPAVTLSFGTIAVLTRIMRSSMLETLNQDYVRTAKAKGLPRKAVINRHARKNALIPTTTVVGLAFGGLLTGAVLTETIFSWPGLGQWSTRAIVMNDTASILGFTLIVAFIYVLANLIVDLLYAYLDPRVRLG